One region of Bactrocera neohumeralis isolate Rockhampton chromosome 5, APGP_CSIRO_Bneo_wtdbg2-racon-allhic-juicebox.fasta_v2, whole genome shotgun sequence genomic DNA includes:
- the LOC126760698 gene encoding ubiquitin-conjugating enzyme E2 N: protein MSSLPRRIIKETQRLMQEPVPGINAIPDENNARYFHVIVTGPNDSPFEGGVFKLELFLPEDYPMSAPKVRFITKIYHPNIDRLGRICLDVLKDKWSPALQIRTILLSIQALLSAPNPDDPLANDVAELWKVNEAEAIKNAREWTQKYAVED from the coding sequence ATGTCCAGCTTACCACGTCGCATCATCAAGGAAACTCAACGCTTGATGCAGGAGCCTGTGCCCGGCATTAATGCCATTCCTGATGAAAACAATGCACGCTACTTTCATGTTATTGTAACGGGTCCAAATGATTCGCCTTTCGAAGGTGGCGTTTTTAAATTGGAATTATTCTTGCCCGAAGATTATCCCATGTCAGCGCCAAAAGTACGTTTCATTACCAAAATTTATCATCCGAATATTGATCGCTTGGGACGCATTTGCTTGGATGTACTCAAGGATAAGTGGAGTCCAGCATTACAAATTCGTACAATTCTGCTTTCAATTCAGGCGCTTTTGAGTGCACCCAATCCAGATGATCCACTAGCAAATGATGTCGCAGAATTGTGGAAGGTGAACGAGGCTGAGGCCATCAAGAATGCACGTGAATGGACTCAGAAATATGCCGTCGAAGACTGA